ATAAACTTCCTTTCTGTTTTTTATCGTGGAAACATCAGCCAGCTACTGTAAGCTGCTCGATGGATTTCCTCTGTTTCCATTGTTGAAAATAAATTTTGCTGCATAGATCATATTTTTTAAAAGTGCTCTTTGATTCCTGTTCATTTCCATACACCTTCCAGCAGCCCTGACACTTATGGTTGCAGGCATTGTTGTCGATAAATCCCAGAACGTCATTTGGTGGATAACTTAAAAACAGGCCGATCTCGTGGGGGAATTCTTCCGCAGACTGAAGACGGTGGATCAAGTGTATCACACAGGCATTGAGATTTTCCGGTGTGTAACCGTAGCGTAGCAGAAGTTCCCTGGCCTGATGATCTGTAAGATCATTCTCTAACGCATGGGGGCGGTAGACATAGATCAGGGCGCGGTCCTGGCCCACCTTGAGCGGCAGAATACGTATTCCCCTGGGCACCAGTTTTTTGTTTAAGCTGGATATGGATTTTGTCAGTTCCTTCCTGCAGGTGCAGACACAGGAAAACAGGTTTCCGGTCTTGATCCCTGCCAGGGTAGGAGCGCAGTGACGAATGAGCAAATCTTCGGACATGAGCCTCTCCCCTTTGTGAAATGTGAAATGGCAGCATTTTCTTCATAACAGGTTAGTCATGACTAACTAATGCTGATTATAATGTCTTATAGAGGAATTGTCAAGTCGTTTTTCTTTGAAATAAGGCGGCCAGAGCGAATATTCATAGACTCCGGCCGCATAGGAGTAGAGATATGTTATTTCAGTCTCCACCCGGCGCTCTGTCTCTGCAGCTCCACCATATGGCGGAAGAGGCCGCTTTGTTTCATCAGTTCCGAAGGGGTTCCCTGCTCTGTCACCCTGCCCTCAGAGAGAACAACGATCTTGTCTGCCGCTTCCACGGTGCGCATCCGGTGGGCGATGACCAGAACCGTCTTGCCGGCGAGGAGGCGGGAGAGGGCTTCCTGAACAGCGCTCTCGTTTTCCACGTCCAGGCTGGCAGTTGCCTCATCCAGAAGGATGACCGGCGCATCCTTCAAAAGGGCGCGGGCGATGGAGATCCGCTGCCGCTCGCCGCCGGAGAGGGTGGAGCCGTTCTCGCCGATCATGGTCTGGTAGCCCTGGGGCAGTTCCCGG
This window of the Massilistercora timonensis genome carries:
- a CDS encoding DUF3793 family protein, coding for MSEDLLIRHCAPTLAGIKTGNLFSCVCTCRKELTKSISSLNKKLVPRGIRILPLKVGQDRALIYVYRPHALENDLTDHQARELLLRYGYTPENLNACVIHLIHRLQSAEEFPHEIGLFLSYPPNDVLGFIDNNACNHKCQGCWKVYGNEQESKSTFKKYDLCSKIYFQQWKQRKSIEQLTVAG